DNA from Mesorhizobium loti R88b:
GCCATCCGCCGCGCAGCTGGCCCAGGTCCGGCGAGCGATCCCGGCCAGTCGCTCAACTGGCTCAATGCGCTTGGCGAACCGCTCTGGCAGCCGCCGGGGCCGAACGGCTTTTCCGACCAGGCGGACAGCTGGGCATCCGCCGAAGGCATGAAGATCCGCCTCGATATCGCCTGGCAGGCGGCCCGCCAGGTCAAGGACATCGGCAATCCCAACGACATGCTCGACGCCGTCGTCGGCCCCTCCGCCTCGCCGGAGACACGGCAAGCTGTCGCCCGCGCCGAGTCCAAGCAACAAGGCCTGGCGCTGCTGCTGATGGCGCCGGAATTCCAGAGACGATAGCGCCAGCCAAGATACCCCCGGCACCGACAACTCCAGTGGAGACCACGTCATGAGCCTGCTGTGTGAAACCCCTCACCCGTCCCGCCGCGCCATGCTGATGACCGGCGGCGCGCTGTTTGCGTGGGCCTATCTGCCGCGTTTCGCCCGGGCCGCCGACAATCGCGATCCGCGCCTGATCGTCATTGTCCTGCGCGGCGCGCTTGACGGCCTGTCCGCTGTCGGTCCGGTTGGCGATCCCGACTATGCCGGCCTGCACGGCGATATCGCTTTGTCGCTATCCGGCCCGCATGCGGCGCTGCCGCTCGATGGTTTCTTTGCGGTCAATCCGGCGATGCCGGTGTTTGCGCGGCTGTTCAAGGACAAACAGGCTGCTGTGGTTCATGCGGCCGCCACAGGCTATCGAGACCGCTCCCATTTCGACGGCCAGGATGTGCTGGAAAGCGGCTTTGCCGGCCCCGGTCATGTCGCCACCGGATGGCTCAACCGGGCACTGGAAAACCTGCCGGCGGGCGATCGCGTGGCGACACTTGGCGGGTTGGCCGTCGGACCGTCGACGCCGCTGGTGATCCGAGGTGCTGCCCCCGTGCTTGGCTGGGCGCCGCAATCCCTGCCGGCGCCCGCCGGCGATCTCGCGGCCCGGGTTCTCGACCTCTACCAGCATCGCGATCCGGTGCTGGCAGTGGCCCTGCAAAAGGGCCTCGACGCCGACCGCATGGCGCTCGACGACCAGACGGGCGCCAATGCGATGAAGCCGAAGGGCGGGCCGATGAAGCCGAAGGGTGGCCTCGACAGCGCCGCCGGCATGCGGCAGGCCGCGCAAGGTGCGGCCAAGCTGATCGCGGCCGATGACGGGCCACGGGTTGCTGCACTGGCCTTCGACGGCTGGGACACGCATGTCAACGAGGGCGGCGCGACCGGACGGCTCGCCACCTTGCTCGGCGGCCTCGACGGTGCCTTCGAGGAGTTCGAAAAGGGCCTCGGCGAGCGTTGGAAAGACACGGCGATCGTCGCCATCACCGAATTCGGGCGCACGGCGCAGATCAACGGCACCGTCGGCACCGATCACGGCACCGGCACGGTGGTGCTGCTTGCCGGCGGCGCGATCAAGGGCGGCCGCGTCATCGCCGACTGGCCGGGCTTGAAGCCGTCACAGCTTTACGAACAACGCGATCTCGCCCCAACCAGCGATGTCAGGGCGGTGCTGAAAGGGTTGCTGGCCGACCAGTTCGGGCTGTCGGCTGCCGTTCTTGGGGACAAGGTGTTTCCGGAGTCCGCCGCGGTGACGCCGATGCGAGACCTCATTGTCTGAAGCACCACCGCGAGCCTGAACCTCGCGCCATATGGGCCAGCATTAAGGTTAAATTTACTATAGATTTGTTCTTGCCGCGCAAATATTCGAATAGTTTCCCAAAACTATGCTGAGGCATATCAATGGGAAAATTTGCAGCTCAGCTTCAACATCTCTTTTGGCTAGTCTGCCATCCGCTGACGTTGGCCGTGATCAGTCTTGCCGGTGTCTTCGCCGCCAACCGCGCCGAGCACGAATGGCTTTCGGTGCCCTTCTCGCTGGCGCTGGTTGCGGCCCTTGCCGGACTGCTGTTCCTGGCTTCCGGCCGGCTTGCCTTCTCCGTCTATCTCGCCTGGATGGGCATCGCCTTCGTCACCGTGGTTTCGGCGATCAAGTTCCGCATGAAGGGTTTTTCCCTGCATTTCTACGACGCGGTTTTCTTATCGAGGGATCCCGAAGTGTACCGCTTCCTGCTCGGCTCCTACCTCCATCTGATCCTGCCGGTTGTCATTGCGCTGGTGCTCGGCATCGCGGCCGCGATCCTGCTGTTCCGGATCGACCGAAAGATTGGCTGGCCGGTGTCGGCACGCGTTCTGGTGATGACGGCGCTCGCCATTCTGGTGCCGCTGACCTTTCCGGCCGAGGCATCCAAGGACCGCTATTTCTACTATATGCAGGGCCGGCACATGTCGGCCTTCTTCGTCTCGCTGCTCGACCTGCGCAACCTGGTTGTCGAGCAGGCATTCGAGAAGCGCCTGCAAGCCGTTACCCCGCAAGCACCTTTCGCCGACACGGTCGACTGCGGCGATCGGGCAAAACTTCCCGATATCTTTTTCGTGCTGAGCGAAAGCCAGTCCGACCCCGGCAACTTTCCTCAGGTGAGCGGCGGGGCAGGCTTCCTGCAGAGATTCGCCCCCAGGGCAGGCACGCCGCATCCAATGCAAGTCGAGACCTTTGGCGGCGGCACCTGGATCACCAATCTGTCGCTGATGACTGGCCTTTCAGCCACCGATTTCGGCTGGCGAAGCCCGTATCTGACGATCACTTTGCAGGACAAGGTGGCCGGCGCCCTGCCGGAGGTGCTGGCGCGCTGTGGTTATCGAACCGCCGTGATGACACCGATGGATTTCACCTTCGTCAATGAAGGACCGTTCCTGAAATCGA
Protein-coding regions in this window:
- a CDS encoding DUF1501 domain-containing protein, giving the protein MSLLCETPHPSRRAMLMTGGALFAWAYLPRFARAADNRDPRLIVIVLRGALDGLSAVGPVGDPDYAGLHGDIALSLSGPHAALPLDGFFAVNPAMPVFARLFKDKQAAVVHAAATGYRDRSHFDGQDVLESGFAGPGHVATGWLNRALENLPAGDRVATLGGLAVGPSTPLVIRGAAPVLGWAPQSLPAPAGDLAARVLDLYQHRDPVLAVALQKGLDADRMALDDQTGANAMKPKGGPMKPKGGLDSAAGMRQAAQGAAKLIAADDGPRVAALAFDGWDTHVNEGGATGRLATLLGGLDGAFEEFEKGLGERWKDTAIVAITEFGRTAQINGTVGTDHGTGTVVLLAGGAIKGGRVIADWPGLKPSQLYEQRDLAPTSDVRAVLKGLLADQFGLSAAVLGDKVFPESAAVTPMRDLIV
- a CDS encoding sulfatase-like hydrolase/transferase; translated protein: MISLAGVFAANRAEHEWLSVPFSLALVAALAGLLFLASGRLAFSVYLAWMGIAFVTVVSAIKFRMKGFSLHFYDAVFLSRDPEVYRFLLGSYLHLILPVVIALVLGIAAAILLFRIDRKIGWPVSARVLVMTALAILVPLTFPAEASKDRYFYYMQGRHMSAFFVSLLDLRNLVVEQAFEKRLQAVTPQAPFADTVDCGDRAKLPDIFFVLSESQSDPGNFPQVSGGAGFLQRFAPRAGTPHPMQVETFGGGTWITNLSLMTGLSATDFGWRSPYLTITLQDKVAGALPEVLARCGYRTAVMTPMDFTFVNEGPFLKSIGFETVLDIKDIAAPFYHLRDVFYYHAAEAFIARHRKEDGRPLFLEIQTMFPHSPYEGRMDPDLKAAGEPFSDDFQVNEYLRRMAVARSDFQDFLDDRKADAGQRGAVVLEFGDHQSSATKPFVDVIGGEDTLARPNSIAYRTFYTLTTFNHPLSHPMPDMAPLDVGFLSASLLDAAGLPMSPVMADLVRLRDHCGGSFHGCADRAAVDAHLRRRVDSGLLHLFPQAAPLRVPAQQLQSVAAAR